From one Acidibrevibacterium fodinaquatile genomic stretch:
- the ftsL gene encoding cell division protein FtsL: MIRPLTSITLLLFAGAGIYLYHVKHRTLLLDRQIAATLRETEGLRAKKEMLQAEWALLNQPDRLADFAARHLALKPLAPVQFVPLAELDRHLPAVVLTSAAPDGEVAYGTDGDVAPAIASAPSASAPSASVPLGGASGSIAAETRPPPVAALAPPLPAALAHEGASRPAPLHKPAPAPASEAAAPALRVATNAANAAPHRPTPPAIAPRPVAVSVVRPVAAFIAPPRAAAAPQSATAVPVTRSALGGPHAALPPPVPPQSRADGP; this comes from the coding sequence ATGATCCGCCCCCTGACTTCGATCACGCTGCTGCTTTTCGCCGGCGCCGGGATTTATCTTTACCATGTCAAGCACCGCACCCTGCTGCTCGACCGCCAGATCGCGGCGACCCTGCGCGAAACCGAGGGGCTGCGCGCCAAGAAAGAAATGCTGCAGGCGGAGTGGGCGCTGCTCAACCAGCCCGATCGGCTTGCCGATTTCGCGGCCCGGCATCTCGCGCTGAAGCCGCTCGCGCCGGTGCAATTCGTGCCGCTCGCCGAGCTTGATCGTCATCTGCCGGCGGTGGTGCTGACCAGCGCGGCGCCGGACGGGGAGGTGGCTTACGGCACGGATGGCGACGTCGCCCCGGCCATTGCGTCCGCCCCATCGGCGTCCGCCCCATCGGCGTCCGTCCCGTTGGGGGGCGCGTCGGGGAGCATTGCGGCCGAAACCCGGCCGCCGCCGGTCGCAGCGCTTGCGCCGCCGCTGCCGGCAGCCCTCGCCCATGAGGGCGCCAGCCGTCCGGCGCCGCTCCACAAACCCGCGCCGGCGCCGGCCAGCGAGGCCGCTGCCCCGGCGTTGCGCGTCGCCACCAACGCCGCCAATGCTGCCCCGCACCGCCCGACCCCGCCGGCGATCGCGCCGCGCCCGGTCGCGGTCTCGGTAGTGCGCCCGGTCGCGGCTTTCATCGCGCCGCCGCGCGCGGCGGCGGCGCCGCAAAGCGCTACCGCGGTGCCGGTGACGCGTTCGGCGCTCGGTGGCCCGCATGCCGCCTTGCCGCCGCCGGTGCCGCCGCAAAGCCGGGCCGACGGGCCGTGA
- a CDS encoding peptidoglycan D,D-transpeptidase FtsI family protein has translation MEDVRVTAPDLARRALIEKTHARLVLAAAGFATLFGAVAVKLALATVLMPLRPPPEKPLIVAPPPASPDLPDPAAPRVARARIVDRNGQVLALSLPIAELYANPREVIDPAKIADQLVRVVPRLDRATITQRLTANKAFVYLARELSPSEELAINDLGIPGLYFQISERRHYPLGRVAAQVLGGVDVDERGVAGAERAFDARLRTDPAPLRLSLDVRVQAVVREELLAAMTEFQAIGASGIVMDVRTGEVLAMVSLPDYDANAFGSTPPDDRFNRAITGLFEPGSTFKLQTAAMALDSGAAHLWDQFDASQPIHIGRFTITDFEGKHRWLYLPEVLAYSSNLGAAHIALTVGAERQRAWLRAMGFFERVGIELPEAARPLVPAVTNWREVATMTIGFGHGIAVSPLHVVRGTAAIANGGVVLRPTILALPDGAAPAGTRVMQESTSAVMRRLMRLVVTEGYGKKADVPGYFVGGKTGTAEKVGLHGYRKHTNVSAFVSVFPMNAPRYAVYMMLDEPHGNAATGFFSTAGQVSAPAAGRVIARIGPMLGLFPETENAAAIEASLAIPLQPSRGMPSARPPIATLAPPALPAAATGANAPPRAAPPRDGRHEAALPAAPSLLAAFSPGVAEAGLAPR, from the coding sequence ATGGAGGATGTCCGCGTCACCGCGCCCGATCTCGCCCGCCGCGCCCTGATCGAGAAAACCCATGCCCGGCTGGTGCTCGCCGCGGCCGGGTTCGCGACCTTGTTCGGTGCCGTCGCGGTCAAGCTCGCGCTCGCGACGGTATTGATGCCGCTTCGCCCGCCGCCGGAAAAACCGCTGATCGTCGCCCCGCCGCCGGCCTCGCCAGATCTCCCCGATCCCGCCGCGCCGCGGGTCGCGCGCGCCAGGATCGTTGATCGCAATGGCCAAGTGCTCGCGCTGTCGCTGCCCATCGCCGAGCTTTATGCCAACCCGCGCGAGGTCATCGACCCGGCCAAGATCGCCGACCAATTGGTTCGCGTCGTGCCCCGGCTCGATCGCGCGACCATCACCCAGCGCCTCACGGCCAACAAAGCCTTCGTCTATCTCGCCCGCGAATTGTCCCCGAGCGAGGAGCTGGCGATCAACGATCTCGGGATTCCGGGGCTCTATTTTCAGATCTCGGAGCGCCGCCATTACCCGCTCGGCCGGGTCGCGGCGCAGGTTTTGGGCGGCGTCGATGTCGATGAGCGTGGCGTCGCCGGGGCGGAGCGCGCTTTTGACGCGCGGCTGCGCACCGATCCGGCGCCGCTTCGGCTCTCCCTCGATGTCCGCGTCCAAGCGGTGGTGCGCGAGGAATTGCTCGCGGCGATGACCGAATTCCAAGCGATCGGCGCCTCGGGCATCGTCATGGATGTGCGCACCGGCGAGGTGCTGGCGATGGTGAGCCTGCCCGATTATGACGCCAACGCCTTCGGCAGCACCCCGCCCGACGATCGCTTCAACCGCGCGATCACCGGCCTGTTCGAGCCCGGCTCCACGTTCAAGCTGCAAACCGCGGCGATGGCGCTCGATTCGGGGGCCGCCCACCTCTGGGATCAGTTTGACGCCTCCCAGCCGATCCATATCGGGCGCTTCACCATCACCGATTTCGAGGGCAAGCATCGCTGGCTCTATCTGCCCGAGGTGCTCGCCTATTCCTCCAATCTCGGCGCCGCCCATATCGCGCTCACGGTGGGCGCGGAGCGCCAACGCGCCTGGCTGCGCGCCATGGGGTTCTTCGAGCGCGTCGGCATCGAGCTGCCCGAGGCCGCGCGGCCGCTGGTGCCGGCGGTGACGAATTGGCGCGAGGTGGCGACGATGACCATCGGCTTCGGCCACGGGATCGCGGTCTCGCCGCTCCATGTCGTGCGCGGGACGGCGGCGATCGCCAATGGCGGCGTCGTTCTCCGCCCGACCATCCTCGCTTTGCCCGACGGCGCGGCGCCGGCAGGGACGCGGGTGATGCAGGAGAGCACATCGGCGGTGATGCGCCGGCTGATGCGTCTCGTGGTCACCGAGGGCTATGGCAAGAAGGCCGACGTGCCGGGCTATTTCGTCGGCGGCAAGACCGGGACGGCGGAGAAGGTCGGCTTGCACGGCTATCGCAAGCACACCAACGTCTCGGCGTTCGTCAGCGTCTTTCCGATGAACGCGCCGCGTTATGCGGTTTACATGATGCTCGACGAGCCCCACGGCAACGCTGCGACCGGGTTCTTCTCGACCGCAGGGCAGGTGAGCGCGCCCGCCGCCGGGCGGGTGATCGCGCGCATCGGGCCGATGCTCGGCCTGTTCCCGGAAACCGAGAACGCCGCCGCCATCGAGGCGTCGCTCGCGATCCCGCTGCAGCCGAGCCGCGGCATGCCAAGCGCCCGCCCGCCGATCGCAACGCTCGCGCCGCCGGCGCTGCCGGCTGCCGCGACCGGCGCCAATGCGCCGCCGCGCGCCGCGCCCCCGCGCGATGGGCGCCATGAGGCGGCCCTCCCGGCGGCGCCCTCGCTGCTCGCCGCGTTTTCGCCCGGCGTCGCGGAGGCTGGCCTTGCGCCTCGCTGA
- a CDS encoding UDP-N-acetylmuramoyl-L-alanyl-D-glutamate--2,6-diaminopimelate ligase, with the protein MALRLADLIAGLATPLALDDDAAGVEIGAITADSRAVTPGAIFAALPGARVDGRAFIAEALARGAVAVLAPRDMTWPEGVAPVPLLRAATPRRALALIAARLAGGAQPETVAAVTGTNGKTSVVSFLREIWARAGLAAASLGTLGLVAAGFPPGPSLTTPDPVALAATLKALAAAGISHLAMEASSHGLDQYRLDGVRLAAGAFTNLTRDHLDYHGAMAAYRAAKLRLFADLLPTGAPAVYASGLERETREALAAIAARRRLRLLSVGEGGDVIALERVTPLPDGQEIAIRAEGARHTLRLALAGRFQAENALLAAALALALGVDDALAALPHLAGVRGRMERVAALANGAAIYVDYAHTPDALARVLEALRPHAGGRLVVVFGAGGDRDRGKRPLMGEVAGRLADRVIITDDNPRSENPALIRAAIRAACPNAAEIGDRRSAIAAAIEGLGAGDLLVVAGKGHEQGQIVGTETIPFDDAAVVRDLVGGAA; encoded by the coding sequence CTGGCCTTGCGCCTCGCTGATCTCATCGCCGGGCTCGCGACGCCGCTTGCGCTCGACGATGACGCGGCGGGGGTCGAGATCGGCGCGATCACCGCCGATAGCCGCGCGGTGACGCCGGGGGCGATTTTTGCCGCACTCCCCGGCGCCCGCGTCGATGGCCGGGCCTTCATCGCCGAGGCGCTGGCGCGCGGCGCCGTCGCCGTGCTGGCGCCGCGCGATATGACGTGGCCGGAGGGGGTGGCGCCGGTGCCGCTGCTCCGCGCCGCAACGCCGCGCCGCGCGCTTGCCCTGATCGCCGCGCGTCTTGCCGGCGGCGCGCAGCCGGAGACCGTTGCCGCCGTCACCGGCACCAATGGCAAGACCAGCGTCGTGAGTTTTCTGCGCGAGATTTGGGCGCGCGCCGGCCTCGCCGCGGCATCGCTCGGCACGCTCGGCCTCGTCGCCGCCGGCTTTCCGCCCGGCCCGAGCCTTACCACCCCCGATCCGGTGGCGCTGGCGGCAACGCTCAAAGCCCTGGCGGCGGCCGGGATCAGCCATCTCGCGATGGAGGCCTCCTCGCACGGGCTCGATCAATACCGGCTCGATGGCGTGCGCCTCGCCGCTGGCGCTTTCACCAATCTGACGCGCGATCACCTCGATTACCATGGCGCCATGGCGGCCTACCGCGCCGCCAAGCTGCGTCTGTTCGCCGATTTGCTGCCAACCGGCGCGCCGGCGGTTTATGCCTCCGGGCTCGAGCGCGAAACCCGCGAGGCGCTCGCCGCCATCGCGGCGCGGCGCCGGCTGCGGCTCCTCTCCGTCGGCGAAGGCGGCGACGTGATCGCGCTCGAGCGGGTCACACCGCTTCCCGACGGCCAGGAAATCGCGATCCGCGCCGAGGGCGCGCGCCATACCCTTCGCCTTGCGCTCGCCGGGCGGTTTCAGGCCGAAAACGCGTTGCTCGCGGCGGCGCTGGCGCTGGCGCTCGGGGTGGATGACGCGCTTGCCGCTCTCCCCCATCTCGCTGGCGTGCGCGGGCGGATGGAGCGGGTCGCGGCACTCGCCAATGGCGCCGCGATCTATGTCGATTACGCCCACACCCCCGATGCCCTGGCGCGGGTTCTCGAGGCGTTGCGCCCGCATGCCGGCGGCCGGCTCGTCGTTGTGTTCGGCGCCGGCGGCGATCGTGATCGCGGCAAGCGCCCGCTGATGGGCGAGGTCGCGGGCCGCCTCGCCGATCGCGTCATCATCACCGACGATAATCCGCGCAGCGAAAATCCGGCGCTGATTCGCGCAGCGATCCGCGCCGCCTGTCCGAACGCGGCCGAGATCGGCGATCGCCGGTCCGCGATCGCCGCCGCGATCGAGGGGCTCGGCGCCGGCGATCTCCTGGTCGTTGCCGGCAAGGGGCACGAACAAGGCCAGATCGTCGGCACGGAGACCATTCCGTTCGATGACGCCGCGGTGGTTCGCGATCTCGTCGGGGGCGCGGCATGA
- a CDS encoding UDP-N-acetylmuramoyl-tripeptide--D-alanyl-D-alanine ligase produces MSPLWSADDLVLATAGVMRAPFAAEGVAIDSRRITPGDLFIALRDQRDGHDFVRDALQRGAAGALVDHLPPHLPEDAPLLVVEDTLRGLTALGAYGRVRARAKIVAVTGSVGKTSTKEMLRLILAGQTSVHAAEASYNNHWGVPLTLARLPPDAGAAVIEIGMNHAGEIAPLARITRPHAAIITAIAPAHLGHLGSLDAIAREKASILEGLPPEGVAILPAESAFLPLLRDVAGARRVITFAGAGDVPLLAFAGDAAGSDVKTTLGGREISFRLGAPGRHMAENALAALAAVAALGFDPIAAAAALAGFAGLAGRGARTRLSLPQGEITLLDESYNASPASVRAALAVLGMQAGRRLAVLGDMRELGAAGPAEHVALARDIAGNADQVFTAGPLMAGLFAAIPAALRGAHADSAAALAPLVLASLQEGDVVLVKGSFGSRMSLVIDAILREAR; encoded by the coding sequence ATGAGCCCGCTTTGGAGCGCGGACGATCTCGTGCTCGCGACCGCGGGCGTGATGCGGGCGCCATTTGCCGCCGAGGGGGTTGCGATCGACAGCCGCCGCATCACCCCGGGCGATCTCTTCATCGCCCTTCGCGACCAGCGCGACGGCCATGATTTCGTGCGCGATGCCTTGCAGCGTGGCGCCGCCGGCGCGCTGGTCGATCACCTGCCGCCGCATTTGCCCGAGGACGCGCCGCTCCTGGTTGTCGAGGACACGTTGCGTGGCCTTACCGCGCTCGGCGCCTATGGCCGGGTGCGGGCGCGGGCGAAAATCGTTGCCGTCACCGGCAGCGTCGGCAAGACCAGCACGAAGGAGATGCTGCGCCTGATCCTTGCCGGCCAAACCAGCGTCCACGCCGCCGAGGCCTCTTATAACAATCATTGGGGCGTGCCGCTGACGCTCGCGCGCTTGCCGCCCGATGCCGGGGCGGCGGTGATCGAGATCGGCATGAACCATGCCGGCGAGATCGCGCCGCTGGCGCGCATCACCCGCCCGCATGCCGCGATCATCACCGCGATCGCGCCCGCCCATCTCGGCCATCTCGGCAGCCTGGACGCCATCGCGCGCGAAAAAGCCTCGATCCTCGAGGGCTTGCCGCCCGAGGGGGTTGCGATCCTGCCGGCCGAAAGCGCATTTTTGCCGCTGCTCCGAGACGTCGCCGGGGCGCGGCGGGTGATCACCTTCGCCGGCGCCGGCGATGTGCCGCTGCTCGCCTTCGCCGGCGATGCCGCGGGGAGTGACGTGAAAACCACGCTCGGCGGCCGGGAAATCAGCTTCCGGCTCGGCGCGCCGGGGCGGCATATGGCGGAAAATGCCCTCGCCGCCCTCGCCGCCGTCGCCGCGCTCGGCTTCGATCCCATCGCCGCGGCGGCGGCGCTCGCCGGGTTCGCGGGCCTTGCCGGGCGCGGCGCGCGCACCCGGCTTTCGCTCCCGCAGGGCGAGATCACGCTGCTCGATGAGAGCTACAACGCCTCGCCGGCCTCGGTGCGCGCGGCGCTCGCGGTGCTCGGGATGCAGGCGGGGCGGCGGCTTGCGGTGCTCGGCGATATGCGCGAACTCGGCGCCGCCGGTCCCGCCGAGCACGTCGCGCTGGCCCGCGATATCGCCGGCAACGCGGATCAGGTCTTCACCGCCGGGCCATTGATGGCCGGGCTTTTCGCTGCCATCCCCGCCGCCTTGCGTGGCGCGCACGCCGATTCCGCGGCGGCGCTGGCGCCGCTCGTGCTCGCGTCGCTGCAAGAGGGCGACGTGGTTTTGGTGAAAGGGAGCTTCGGCAGCCGCATGTCCTTGGTGATCGACGCCATTCTGCGTGAGGCGCGCTGA
- the mraY gene encoding phospho-N-acetylmuramoyl-pentapeptide-transferase, with translation MLYTLTRPYAEHFILFNLLRYLTFRSGAACLTALVVSFIIGPRLIRWLKAVQGQGQPIRDDGPASHLVAKKGTPTMGGVLILVALLTSTLLWADLGDPYVWVVMGLTLGYGALGFADDYLKLSKRNVRGLPGRWKLLGQAGFGLLAASAFMLLTHEPLGSGVTLPLFKDVLIPLGIFFPLFGALVMMGASNAVNLTDGLDGLAIVPTIITAGVFGLIAYLVGNRVFADYLQLHHVFGVGELAVFCSALIGAGLGFLWFNAPPAAVFMGDTGSLALGGALGAVAVAAKHEVVLAIVGGLFVVETLSVIVQVFWFKRTGRRVFLMAPLHHHFEKKGWAEATIVIRFWIISMILALVGLATLKIR, from the coding sequence ATGCTGTACACGCTGACGCGGCCTTATGCCGAGCATTTCATTCTTTTCAATCTGCTGCGCTATCTCACCTTCCGCTCGGGGGCGGCGTGTCTCACGGCTTTGGTGGTGAGCTTCATCATCGGCCCCCGCCTCATTCGCTGGCTGAAAGCGGTGCAGGGACAAGGCCAGCCGATCCGCGATGACGGGCCGGCGAGCCATCTGGTCGCGAAAAAAGGCACGCCGACGATGGGCGGCGTTCTCATTCTCGTCGCCCTCCTTACCTCGACGCTGCTTTGGGCCGATCTCGGCGATCCCTATGTCTGGGTGGTGATGGGGCTGACGCTCGGCTATGGCGCGCTCGGCTTCGCGGATGATTATCTCAAGCTCAGCAAACGCAATGTGCGCGGCCTGCCGGGGCGGTGGAAGCTGCTCGGCCAGGCCGGGTTCGGGCTTTTGGCGGCGAGCGCTTTCATGCTGCTCACCCACGAGCCGCTCGGGAGTGGCGTCACCCTGCCGCTGTTTAAGGATGTTTTGATCCCGCTTGGGATTTTCTTTCCGCTGTTTGGCGCTTTGGTGATGATGGGCGCCTCGAACGCGGTCAATCTCACCGATGGCCTCGATGGGCTTGCGATCGTGCCGACGATCATCACCGCCGGCGTCTTCGGGCTCATTGCCTATCTCGTCGGCAACCGCGTCTTTGCCGATTATCTGCAGCTTCACCATGTGTTTGGTGTCGGCGAACTCGCGGTTTTCTGCTCGGCGCTGATTGGGGCGGGGCTCGGCTTTCTCTGGTTCAACGCGCCGCCGGCGGCGGTGTTCATGGGCGATACCGGCAGCCTCGCTTTGGGGGGGGCGCTCGGCGCGGTCGCGGTTGCGGCCAAGCACGAGGTCGTGCTCGCGATCGTCGGCGGGCTGTTCGTCGTCGAAACGCTTTCGGTGATCGTGCAGGTGTTTTGGTTCAAGCGCACCGGCCGGCGCGTCTTCCTGATGGCGCCGCTCCACCATCATTTCGAGAAAAAGGGCTGGGCGGAGGCGACCATCGTCATTCGGTTCTGGATCATTTCGATGATTCTCGCCCTCGTCGGCTTGGCGACGTTGAAGATCAGATGA
- the murD gene encoding UDP-N-acetylmuramoyl-L-alanine--D-glutamate ligase — translation MSAFGKIFVGQRIAVLGLGRNGLPASRALAAMGAEVLAWDDRDAARAEAAAAGVAVAPLAPRGMDALLLSPGIPHRLPAPHPVAAAFLAAGVPILSDVEFLYRAARAAGSSVKFVGITGTNGKSTTTALLAHILAGAGIPVAAGGNLGPAALALPRLPDHGVYVLEMSSYLLERLARLRFDAAAMLNLSPDHLDRHGDMAGYIAAKRAIFARQTAADCAVIGIDDEDSRALAAQISGPRLVLISGADQSDAEIRAVGGLLRDGNGVLADLGRARALPGAHNAQNAAAAAALALALGVSRAAIAAGVADFPGLPHRAERIAEIAGVAFINDSKATNADSAARALACHERIVWIAGGIAKAGGIESLAPFFPRVVEALLIGRDAPLFAETLARNGVAHRAVETLAQAVPAAFAAARAAGAVVLLSPACASFDQFANFEARGEAFRRLVAQLAGGEGR, via the coding sequence ATGAGCGCGTTTGGCAAAATCTTTGTGGGCCAGCGGATCGCCGTCCTCGGGCTCGGGCGAAACGGCTTGCCGGCATCGCGCGCGCTTGCGGCGATGGGTGCTGAGGTGCTGGCGTGGGACGATCGCGATGCCGCCCGCGCCGAGGCCGCCGCGGCAGGGGTTGCCGTCGCGCCGCTTGCGCCGCGCGGGATGGACGCGCTGTTGCTTTCGCCCGGCATTCCCCATCGCCTGCCGGCGCCGCATCCGGTCGCCGCGGCGTTTCTTGCCGCCGGCGTCCCCATTCTCTCGGACGTCGAATTTCTCTATCGCGCCGCCCGCGCGGCGGGCTCGTCGGTGAAATTCGTCGGCATCACCGGCACCAACGGCAAATCGACGACGACGGCGCTGCTCGCCCATATCCTCGCGGGCGCCGGCATCCCGGTCGCCGCGGGCGGCAATCTCGGCCCGGCGGCGCTGGCTTTGCCGCGATTGCCCGATCACGGCGTTTACGTCCTCGAAATGTCATCTTATCTCTTGGAGCGACTCGCGCGCCTCCGCTTCGATGCGGCGGCAATGCTCAATCTCTCCCCCGATCATCTCGACCGGCACGGCGACATGGCTGGCTATATCGCCGCCAAGCGGGCGATTTTCGCGCGCCAGACGGCGGCGGATTGCGCCGTGATCGGCATCGATGACGAGGATAGCCGGGCGCTCGCCGCGCAGATCAGCGGGCCGCGACTCGTGCTGATCTCGGGCGCCGATCAGAGCGACGCCGAGATCCGCGCCGTCGGCGGCCTGCTACGCGATGGCAACGGTGTGCTCGCCGATCTCGGCCGGGCGCGGGCCTTGCCGGGGGCGCATAACGCTCAGAACGCCGCCGCGGCTGCCGCCTTGGCCTTGGCGCTCGGCGTCTCGCGCGCGGCGATCGCCGCTGGGGTTGCGGATTTCCCCGGGCTTCCTCATCGCGCCGAGCGTATCGCCGAGATCGCGGGCGTTGCCTTCATCAATGACAGCAAGGCGACCAACGCCGATTCCGCGGCCCGCGCGCTCGCTTGTCACGAGCGGATCGTCTGGATCGCCGGCGGCATCGCCAAGGCCGGCGGCATCGAGAGCTTGGCGCCGTTTTTCCCGCGCGTCGTCGAGGCGTTGCTGATCGGGCGCGATGCGCCGCTCTTTGCCGAGACGCTGGCGCGCAACGGCGTTGCCCATCGCGCCGTCGAAACCCTCGCGCAAGCGGTGCCGGCGGCGTTCGCCGCGGCGCGCGCGGCCGGCGCCGTGGTGCTGCTCTCGCCGGCGTGTGCGAGTTTTGACCAATTCGCGAATTTCGAAGCGCGCGGCGAGGCGTTTCGTCGCCTCGTCGCGCAGCTCGCGGGCGGGGAGGGGCGCTGA
- a CDS encoding FtsW/RodA/SpoVE family cell cycle protein: protein MPALSRADTSLLGRWWWTIDRWTLLALGVLIGTGYVMMLAASPAVAERIGEGHDALIVKQVVFLALAATIVVLVSLFSPRGVRRLALIGGVIAVFLTALTLVKGVEIKGARRWIALPGMSLQPSEFLKPCFVVMAAWLIAESKRRPRFPGVWIAASVYAVIALLLKSQPDIGMLAVITAVFLAQLYLGGLNLFMVAVGFAAMSGAGVAAYLLFPHVHSRVARFLDPGKGDHYQVTTALEAFGNGGLWGRGPGEGRIKDILPDAHADFVFAVVGEEFGFAVCLVLLGVFAFIVVRGLLRLIGERDLFTILAAAGLLASFGLQAFVNMASSLHLIPTKGMTLPFISYGGSSVLAVALGMGMLLALTRRRHHGEAL, encoded by the coding sequence ATGCCGGCCCTGTCGCGCGCCGATACGTCGCTGCTCGGTCGCTGGTGGTGGACCATCGATCGCTGGACGCTGCTTGCTCTCGGCGTCCTCATCGGCACCGGCTATGTGATGATGCTGGCGGCGAGCCCGGCGGTTGCCGAGCGCATCGGCGAGGGGCATGACGCGCTGATCGTCAAACAGGTGGTGTTTCTCGCCCTCGCCGCGACGATCGTCGTGTTGGTCTCGCTGTTTTCGCCGCGCGGGGTGCGGCGCCTCGCGCTGATCGGCGGGGTCATCGCGGTTTTCCTCACCGCGCTCACCCTCGTCAAAGGGGTTGAGATCAAGGGCGCGCGGCGCTGGATCGCCTTGCCGGGGATGTCGCTCCAGCCAAGCGAGTTTCTAAAACCCTGTTTCGTCGTGATGGCCGCCTGGCTGATCGCCGAGAGCAAGCGCCGGCCGCGTTTTCCGGGGGTTTGGATTGCCGCCTCGGTTTATGCGGTGATTGCGCTGCTGCTCAAATCGCAGCCCGATATCGGCATGCTCGCGGTGATCACCGCGGTCTTTCTCGCCCAGCTCTATCTCGGCGGGCTCAATCTGTTCATGGTCGCGGTCGGGTTCGCCGCGATGAGCGGCGCCGGCGTTGCCGCCTATCTTCTGTTTCCGCATGTTCACAGCCGGGTCGCGCGCTTTCTCGATCCCGGCAAGGGCGATCATTATCAGGTCACGACGGCGCTCGAGGCGTTCGGCAATGGCGGGCTCTGGGGCCGTGGCCCTGGCGAGGGGCGGATCAAGGACATTCTGCCCGACGCCCATGCCGATTTCGTTTTCGCGGTCGTCGGCGAGGAATTCGGTTTTGCCGTTTGTCTCGTCCTGCTCGGGGTCTTTGCGTTCATCGTCGTGCGCGGCCTGCTGCGCCTCATCGGCGAACGCGATCTCTTCACCATCCTCGCCGCCGCCGGGCTGCTCGCGAGTTTTGGGCTGCAGGCCTTCGTCAACATGGCCTCCTCGCTGCATCTCATCCCGACCAAGGGCATGACGCTGCCGTTCATTTCCTATGGTGGCTCCTCGGTGCTTGCGGTCGCGCTCGGGATGGGGATGCTGCTC